One genomic segment of Methanobacterium spitsbergense includes these proteins:
- the cbiQ gene encoding cobalt ECF transporter T component CbiQ yields the protein MERTLDDYAHSNGLKNTNPSFKVLFALLTMIICVISTSPVIPLIITFLMMFLIIFWAKIPFKFYLKFISIPLFFGIMTFLFMALFFGMVDPWFKINLINVIVYKDGFNLGALVFARILGGFSCLGFLALTTPMTEIFSLLEGFKIPLVILEIAMMMYRYIFVFLEEATNMYQSQKTRLGYLSFKGSFKSLGILASNLFIRTWMRGEQVYISMESRCYDGSIKTFKTQNSISTKNMALLVSFEFLLIIGTYLTAGFKIL from the coding sequence ATGGAAAGAACACTCGATGATTACGCCCATTCAAATGGTCTTAAAAATACTAATCCATCATTTAAAGTATTATTTGCACTTTTGACCATGATAATATGTGTTATATCAACATCACCAGTCATACCTCTCATTATTACATTTTTAATGATGTTTTTAATTATATTCTGGGCCAAAATACCATTTAAATTCTATTTGAAATTTATATCAATTCCATTATTTTTTGGTATTATGACCTTTTTATTCATGGCATTATTTTTTGGTATGGTGGATCCCTGGTTTAAAATAAATTTAATTAATGTAATTGTTTATAAAGATGGTTTCAATTTAGGAGCCCTAGTTTTTGCAAGAATACTGGGTGGATTTTCTTGTCTTGGTTTTCTAGCCCTTACAACTCCCATGACCGAGATATTTTCGCTACTTGAAGGATTTAAAATACCATTGGTGATACTAGAAATTGCAATGATGATGTACCGTTATATATTTGTATTCCTTGAAGAGGCAACCAACATGTATCAATCACAGAAAACACGCCTCGGCTATTTAAGCTTCAAAGGAAGTTTCAAGTCCCTTGGTATACTGGCTAGTAATTTATTTATAAGGACTTGGATGAGGGGAGAACAAGTTTATATATCCATGGAATCAAGATGTTATGATGGGTCCATTAAAACTTTTAAGACTCAAAATTCTATAAGCACCAAAAACATGGCGTTGCTTGTTTCGTTTGAGTTTTTACTTATAATCGGGACATATTTGACAGCTGGCTTTAAAATATTATGA
- a CDS encoding CBS domain-containing protein: MLTSVQKEILQSLINLYRNADASIKGEEIAEIMNRNPGTIRNQMQSLRSLGLVKGVPGPRGGYKPTIKAYHTLNIQASDNQTLVPIYRDGKKVKDITVSQIEFTSITHPGECEAAIKAVGNIKYLDLGDEIRIGPTPVNKLVVDGVVVGRDDMDNILLLDTTAIRSIPKKTVLEVATIDLIKLEGSDSIKKAAKILTDKGIEGAPVIEEGHVIGILTLSDITRGIAESKENLTVSNVMSKHIITVEKDVMIADAIEMMNKNKIGRLIVVDEDVNPIGIVTRTDLLDQIAGLR; the protein is encoded by the coding sequence ATGCTCACATCCGTCCAGAAGGAAATATTACAGAGCTTGATAAACTTGTACAGGAATGCAGATGCCTCCATTAAGGGAGAAGAAATTGCAGAGATTATGAACCGTAATCCGGGCACAATAAGAAATCAAATGCAGTCTTTAAGAAGTTTAGGTCTTGTAAAAGGTGTTCCGGGCCCTAGAGGAGGTTATAAGCCTACTATTAAAGCATATCACACCTTGAATATTCAAGCATCTGATAATCAAACATTAGTTCCAATTTATAGGGATGGAAAAAAGGTTAAAGATATAACTGTCTCCCAAATTGAATTTACAAGTATAACTCACCCTGGAGAATGTGAAGCAGCAATAAAAGCTGTAGGAAACATTAAATACCTTGATCTTGGAGATGAAATCAGGATAGGCCCAACACCTGTCAACAAACTTGTTGTGGATGGTGTTGTTGTTGGAAGGGATGATATGGACAATATTCTTCTTTTAGATACTACGGCAATAAGAAGCATACCAAAAAAGACAGTTCTTGAAGTTGCCACAATAGATCTAATCAAACTTGAAGGATCTGACAGTATAAAAAAGGCTGCAAAGATATTAACGGATAAAGGTATTGAGGGTGCGCCTGTAATTGAAGAGGGACATGTTATTGGAATTTTAACACTATCAGATATAACCAGAGGTATTGCAGAAAGTAAAGAAAATCTCACTGTTTCTAATGTAATGTCCAAACATATCATAACAGTAGAAAAAGATGTTATGATTGCAGATGCTATTGAAATGATGAATAAAAATAAAATAGGAAGACTAATTGTTGTAGACGAAGATGTGAATCCAATTGGTATAGTTACAAGAACAGATTTACTTGATCAAATAGCTGGACTCAGATAA
- a CDS encoding ATP cone domain-containing protein produces the protein MTDVIKRKGTKEPFNPDKIKGSLQKATINAGYSLEEKNEIINEVFSNINKKLDDKQEINTETIRMCLLTELDKCEPYIAKSVRRFDSKYKSR, from the coding sequence ATGACCGATGTAATTAAAAGGAAAGGTACAAAAGAACCATTTAATCCAGATAAAATTAAAGGTTCTCTTCAAAAGGCAACTATTAATGCAGGTTATAGTTTAGAAGAAAAAAATGAAATTATAAATGAAGTATTTTCCAATATCAATAAAAAATTAGACGATAAACAAGAGATCAATACTGAAACCATTAGAATGTGTCTTTTAACAGAGTTAGACAAATGCGAGCCTTACATAGCCAAGTCAGTTCGAAGATTTGATAGTAAATACAAGTCAAGATAA
- a CDS encoding deoxyhypusine synthase, with product MEVKEKMSVLELIEQMGGSGVLGAGRMYQATKLLAEVLEDEDTAVFMSVAGPMVPGGLRKVIRDMINNGMIDVLITSGANITHDLLEAFGGRHYKGTKEDDETLCQQGIGRIGDIYTKSEDFEVFEHEITEILTKITEKDKYFSIREFLTKIGNSITDENSILRTASKRNIPIYAPGLIDSMLGLQLWMFKQDNKLHLDASGDMSELSDIVFGSKKVATVILGGGLPKHYALASNLLKGGVDAAIQITMDRGETGSLSGAPLEEAKSWSKAKAGSNLVTVIGDATIIFPLMLAGALEMNKK from the coding sequence ATGGAAGTTAAGGAGAAAATGAGTGTATTAGAACTCATTGAACAGATGGGAGGGTCTGGTGTTCTTGGTGCTGGAAGAATGTATCAAGCAACTAAACTCCTTGCAGAAGTTCTTGAGGATGAGGATACAGCTGTTTTCATGAGCGTTGCAGGACCCATGGTGCCTGGAGGACTTAGAAAAGTTATAAGAGACATGATTAATAATGGAATGATCGATGTTCTAATAACTAGTGGTGCAAACATAACCCACGATCTTCTCGAAGCTTTTGGAGGAAGACATTACAAGGGTACGAAAGAGGACGATGAAACACTATGTCAACAAGGGATAGGTCGGATCGGAGATATTTATACAAAATCTGAAGATTTCGAAGTGTTTGAACACGAAATCACCGAAATTTTGACAAAAATAACAGAAAAAGATAAATATTTTAGCATACGGGAATTCTTAACCAAAATTGGAAATTCCATTACAGATGAAAATTCAATACTCAGGACAGCTTCAAAAAGAAATATTCCAATTTATGCTCCAGGATTAATTGATAGTATGCTTGGACTGCAGTTATGGATGTTTAAACAAGATAATAAACTTCATCTGGATGCATCAGGAGATATGAGTGAATTATCGGATATAGTTTTTGGTTCAAAAAAAGTTGCAACAGTTATACTTGGTGGTGGACTTCCAAAACACTATGCATTGGCATCAAATCTTTTAAAGGGTGGTGTTGATGCAGCCATACAAATTACAATGGACAGAGGAGAGACAGGAAGTTTAAGTGGAGCACCACTTGAAGAAGCCAAGTCATGGTCCAAGGCTAAGGCCGGTTCAAATCTTGTAACTGTTATAGGCGATGCAACAATAATATTCCCATTGATGCTGGCGGGTGCGCTGGAGATGAACAAAAAATAA
- a CDS encoding nitroreductase family protein, protein MKKDDYYPIIFKRKSIRNYDLNPLDNNILKEISEEFDNLIPLYSNINTEIKIISTEDVKQRFMKKAPHYLAVFSDTSEGYLTNVGFMLQQMDLFFSSNGIGSCWQGIPIPKAEILNGSNLKFIILMAFGKPLDPLYRDSMNEFKRNPIEKISKVTGADNLLEAAKLAPSATNSQPWFFTGNDSAINVYSIKPNFLKAMVVNKYIPIDVGISIYHLKVAAEHFGKTTEIIFDKDEKKDSPKGYTYYATLKFSME, encoded by the coding sequence ATGAAAAAAGATGATTATTATCCAATTATTTTTAAAAGAAAGTCCATTAGAAATTATGATCTCAATCCCCTTGACAATAATATATTAAAAGAGATTTCTGAAGAATTTGATAATTTAATTCCCCTTTACAGTAACATAAATACTGAAATAAAGATCATTTCCACAGAAGATGTTAAACAGAGATTTATGAAAAAAGCACCACATTATCTTGCTGTATTTTCAGACACCTCCGAAGGATACCTAACTAATGTTGGTTTTATGCTTCAACAGATGGATCTTTTTTTCTCGTCAAATGGAATTGGTTCTTGCTGGCAGGGAATTCCAATACCCAAGGCAGAAATATTAAATGGTTCAAATCTTAAATTCATAATATTAATGGCCTTTGGAAAACCTCTAGATCCGTTATACAGAGACAGTATGAATGAATTTAAGAGAAACCCCATTGAAAAGATAAGTAAAGTAACTGGGGCAGATAACTTGTTGGAAGCAGCAAAACTTGCGCCTTCCGCTACAAATAGTCAACCATGGTTTTTTACAGGAAATGATTCTGCAATTAATGTTTATTCTATCAAACCGAACTTTTTAAAGGCCATGGTTGTAAATAAATATATTCCCATTGACGTTGGGATTTCAATTTATCATCTGAAGGTTGCTGCAGAACATTTCGGAAAAACAACCGAAATAATATTTGATAAAGATGAAAAAAAGGATTCTCCAAAGGGTTATACTTACTATGCCACATTAAAGTTTTCTATGGAATAA
- a CDS encoding TldD/PmbA family protein, giving the protein MSSSIENKLNPDVFKKTIDSIDKMADYVDLRVNESKNTVIVMKDGKIQEIRSGSDFGGSVRVLKNGSWGFAYTTQLSKLNEMAESALKLAKSTKSDVELNEVNSYKDNVKFKAKLLPSKVSLDEKKEIVHDADAAAKIEQIVSTTVNYVDGEGTTLYLNSEGTCLTMEESRVAMFINAVAASEEGIQFGHKSIGGSRGFEVIKDQDIENFGRTAALKAVRLLNAKSPSSGSFPVVLDPELTGVFIHEALGHASEADLILQNDSILKNKLGTQIGSNLVTIIDDASMDAFGYYPYDAEGVKTSENILVKNGVLTSLLSSRETASKLGINSSGNARSSVGEQPIVRMSNTYLKPGDQSFEELLEGMKDGIYLKGSRGGQVDTGKGVFQFNAAESFMIKDGEIRDPLRDVSLSGSIMEILNNVDALGSDFKMGVGFCGKSGQTVPVGDGGPHVRVSKATVGGAT; this is encoded by the coding sequence ATGTCATCTTCAATTGAAAATAAGTTAAATCCCGATGTATTTAAAAAAACTATTGATTCCATCGATAAGATGGCAGATTATGTAGATTTAAGAGTTAATGAAAGTAAAAATACTGTTATTGTTATGAAAGATGGTAAAATACAGGAAATACGTTCTGGATCAGATTTCGGTGGATCAGTAAGGGTTCTCAAGAATGGTTCTTGGGGATTTGCATATACCACTCAGCTATCCAAACTAAATGAAATGGCTGAATCAGCATTGAAACTTGCAAAATCAACAAAAAGTGATGTAGAATTAAACGAAGTAAATTCCTACAAAGATAATGTTAAATTCAAGGCCAAACTTTTACCCTCTAAAGTATCTTTAGATGAAAAGAAGGAGATTGTACACGATGCAGATGCAGCAGCCAAGATCGAACAAATTGTTAGCACAACTGTAAATTATGTTGATGGAGAAGGTACTACTCTGTACTTAAACTCTGAAGGTACTTGTCTCACAATGGAAGAATCAAGGGTGGCAATGTTTATAAATGCAGTTGCAGCATCTGAAGAAGGTATACAGTTTGGACATAAAAGTATTGGTGGTTCAAGAGGATTTGAGGTTATTAAAGATCAGGATATCGAGAATTTTGGCAGAACTGCTGCATTAAAAGCAGTAAGGCTCCTTAATGCAAAATCACCATCATCTGGAAGTTTTCCAGTAGTCCTTGATCCGGAATTAACAGGTGTTTTTATTCATGAAGCACTTGGACATGCCTCTGAAGCAGATCTAATACTTCAGAACGATTCGATATTAAAAAATAAGCTCGGAACCCAGATAGGTTCAAATCTAGTAACTATAATTGATGATGCAAGCATGGATGCATTCGGATATTATCCATATGATGCTGAGGGTGTTAAAACATCAGAAAACATTCTGGTAAAGAATGGTGTTCTTACATCACTTCTAAGCTCAAGGGAAACAGCATCAAAACTTGGAATTAATTCCTCTGGAAATGCTAGATCTTCGGTTGGTGAACAACCAATTGTCAGAATGAGTAATACATATTTAAAACCAGGTGATCAATCGTTTGAAGAATTATTGGAAGGTATGAAAGATGGAATATATCTCAAAGGATCAAGAGGGGGACAAGTAGATACTGGAAAGGGTGTATTCCAATTCAATGCAGCTGAATCTTTTATGATAAAGGATGGGGAGATAAGAGATCCTCTCAGGGATGTTTCACTTTCAGGCAGTATTATGGAAATTCTTAATAATGTGGATGCACTCGGATCAGACTTTAAAATGGGTGTTGGGTTCTGTGGAAAATCCGGACAAACAGTTCCTGTTGGAGACGGAGGACCTCATGTGAGAGTTTCCAAGGCTACTGTGGGCGGAGCAACATAA
- a CDS encoding ATP-binding cassette domain-containing protein, producing MKVIETKDITYEYPDGTKALEKVNFMAEEGKIVALLGPNGAGKSTLFLHFNGILRPSSGAVVIDGENVNYNKKELMKIRQKVGIVFQNPDDQLFAPTVVEDVAFGPMNMGLPKDEVESRVKEALSRVGMEGFEKKPPHHLSGGQKKRVAIAGILAMKPKIMVLDEPTSGLDPKGASQILRLLYQLNTEGMTIVISTHDVDLVPIYASKVYIISEGKIIKQGTASEVFEDVKTIRGANLRLPRIAHLMEILEKEDKLPFDKPYPLTIGGARKRILKEFDE from the coding sequence ATGAAAGTCATTGAAACTAAGGACATTACATACGAATATCCTGATGGTACAAAAGCCCTTGAAAAGGTAAACTTCATGGCGGAAGAGGGTAAAATAGTTGCGCTTTTAGGACCTAACGGTGCAGGAAAATCAACGCTTTTCCTCCACTTCAATGGTATTCTTAGACCTTCCTCCGGAGCTGTTGTTATAGACGGGGAAAATGTTAACTACAACAAAAAAGAATTGATGAAAATAAGACAGAAGGTTGGAATAGTTTTCCAAAACCCTGATGATCAATTATTTGCACCAACAGTTGTTGAAGATGTAGCATTTGGACCAATGAACATGGGTCTTCCTAAAGATGAGGTTGAATCACGAGTAAAAGAAGCTTTATCCCGAGTTGGGATGGAGGGATTTGAGAAAAAACCTCCTCACCATCTAAGTGGTGGGCAGAAAAAACGTGTTGCAATTGCAGGAATTCTTGCAATGAAACCTAAAATCATGGTTCTGGATGAACCAACAAGTGGTTTAGATCCTAAAGGAGCATCACAGATACTCAGACTTCTATACCAACTTAACACAGAAGGAATGACTATTGTAATATCAACACACGATGTTGATCTTGTACCAATTTACGCATCAAAGGTCTACATAATAAGCGAAGGTAAGATAATCAAACAGGGAACTGCATCTGAAGTGTTTGAAGATGTTAAAACAATCAGAGGAGCTAATTTAAGATTACCAAGAATAGCACATCTAATGGAAATACTTGAGAAGGAAGATAAACTCCCATTTGATAAACCATATCCTCTTACAATCGGCGGGGCAAGAAAACGAATATTAAAAGAATTTGATGAATAA
- the cbiM gene encoding cobalt ECF transporter S component CbiM translates to MHIMEGFLPWQWCLFWYLLAAPVVAYGIKQIKEITDKNPESKPLLAVSGAFIFVLSSLKLPSVTGSSSHPTGNGLSAVLFGPAVTCVLAAIVLVFQALLLAHGGITTLGANIFSMGIIGPLAAWLIYKSIMKTGLSSSIAVFFAAFAGDIFTYITTASQLSLAFPIPSFGASFFKFMIVFAYTQIPLSIVEAILTVVIFEYILKLRPDILRSLKIIGPKKVEEKV, encoded by the coding sequence ATGCATATAATGGAAGGATTTTTACCCTGGCAATGGTGTCTTTTTTGGTATCTGCTGGCAGCTCCTGTAGTTGCCTACGGTATAAAACAGATCAAAGAAATCACAGATAAAAATCCCGAATCAAAACCACTACTGGCAGTATCAGGAGCATTCATATTTGTGCTCTCCTCTTTAAAACTACCTTCAGTAACAGGTAGTTCATCACACCCAACAGGTAATGGTTTAAGTGCAGTACTCTTTGGACCTGCAGTAACATGCGTATTAGCAGCTATTGTATTGGTTTTTCAGGCACTTCTCCTGGCCCATGGAGGTATCACAACATTGGGTGCAAATATTTTTTCAATGGGAATTATTGGGCCACTAGCAGCATGGTTAATATATAAATCAATCATGAAAACAGGTTTGTCATCATCAATAGCAGTATTTTTTGCAGCTTTTGCAGGGGATATATTCACATATATTACAACAGCATCACAGCTTTCCTTGGCATTTCCAATTCCAAGTTTTGGTGCTTCATTCTTCAAGTTTATGATTGTGTTTGCATACACCCAAATACCACTTTCAATTGTAGAGGCAATTCTTACAGTCGTAATATTTGAATATATTTTGAAACTCAGACCAGATATACTTAGATCACTGAAGATTATAGGGCCTAAAAAAGTTGAGGAGAAAGTATAA
- a CDS encoding homocysteine biosynthesis protein yields MKTIEEINERIKNGDAVVVTAVEMTQIVRENGAEKAAEDIDVVTTGTFGAMCSSGAFLNFGHTDPPIKMTKTYLNGVEAYSGLAAVDTYIGATQPSRNPEIGIDYGGAHVIEDLIMGKDVELIASSYGTDCYPLTDLKTHVNIENLNEAIMVNPRNSYQNYAAAVNSTDETIYTYMGTLLPNMGNVSFSSAGGLSPLLNDPYFQTIGMGTKIFLCGAEGYVIGEGTQHNTEVQRKNGVPTDGAGTLMLKGDMKEMDHEYVRGATMPKYGSTLYVGAGIPIPILNSDIAQRTAISDEDIVCHVQDYGVAKRSKPIILETNYKELRSGSIEINGVEIESSPLSSYKKALKIAEELKSWINNGNFLLTNPVKLLASEGRSPRPLKIRRQTVLVNEIKGKPLIIASPNDDITDVAKRLVQNNVNHLPVVDSDNKLLGIVTSWDIANAVAKGENRLKDVMTKKVVIAREDEPVDVIARRIDKHEISGLPIIDKNNRVKGMITAEDISRLMCVRNVEEGV; encoded by the coding sequence ATGAAGACCATTGAAGAAATAAATGAACGAATCAAAAACGGAGATGCAGTTGTTGTTACTGCTGTTGAAATGACCCAAATTGTTAGGGAAAATGGAGCTGAAAAAGCAGCGGAGGATATTGATGTTGTTACAACTGGTACTTTTGGTGCCATGTGTTCTTCAGGAGCTTTTTTGAACTTCGGTCATACCGATCCTCCAATAAAAATGACCAAAACTTATCTTAATGGAGTTGAAGCTTATTCCGGACTTGCTGCAGTTGATACTTATATTGGTGCCACCCAACCAAGCAGAAATCCTGAAATTGGAATTGATTATGGTGGGGCCCACGTAATTGAGGATCTTATTATGGGCAAAGATGTTGAATTGATTGCAAGTTCCTATGGAACAGATTGTTACCCTTTAACAGACCTTAAAACACATGTTAATATTGAAAACCTCAACGAAGCCATAATGGTAAATCCACGTAATTCCTATCAGAACTATGCTGCCGCTGTGAACTCCACAGATGAAACAATTTACACTTATATGGGCACTCTCTTACCTAACATGGGTAACGTAAGCTTTTCAAGTGCGGGTGGATTGAGTCCCCTTTTAAACGATCCATACTTCCAAACAATAGGTATGGGTACCAAGATATTCCTTTGTGGTGCAGAAGGATATGTAATAGGAGAAGGTACCCAACATAACACCGAAGTTCAAAGAAAAAATGGTGTTCCAACCGATGGAGCAGGTACGCTTATGTTGAAGGGAGATATGAAAGAGATGGATCATGAATATGTTCGTGGTGCAACTATGCCTAAATACGGTTCAACTCTATATGTTGGTGCAGGTATACCGATACCTATTTTAAATAGTGATATAGCTCAAAGAACAGCCATTAGTGACGAAGATATCGTTTGCCATGTCCAAGATTATGGTGTTGCTAAACGTAGCAAGCCAATCATATTAGAAACCAATTATAAAGAGCTTAGAAGTGGTAGTATTGAAATTAATGGCGTTGAAATTGAATCTTCACCATTATCCTCCTATAAAAAGGCCTTGAAAATTGCTGAAGAGCTTAAATCCTGGATCAATAATGGAAATTTCTTACTTACAAATCCTGTTAAATTGTTAGCATCTGAGGGTCGAAGCCCTAGACCTCTTAAGATTAGAAGACAAACGGTTCTGGTAAATGAAATTAAAGGAAAACCATTGATAATAGCAAGTCCTAACGATGATATAACTGATGTTGCTAAAAGATTGGTTCAAAATAATGTCAACCATCTACCTGTAGTTGATTCAGATAATAAGTTATTGGGAATTGTAACCTCATGGGATATTGCCAATGCAGTTGCAAAGGGTGAAAATAGATTAAAGGATGTTATGACCAAAAAAGTCGTGATTGCAAGGGAAGATGAACCTGTTGATGTTATTGCAAGACGTATTGATAAGCATGAAATATCTGGCCTTCCAATAATAGACAAAAATAATCGAGTGAAGGGTATGATAACTGCAGAAGATATTTCAAGGCTTATGTGTGTAAGGAATGTAGAGGAAGGTGTTTAA
- a CDS encoding TIGR00296 family protein has translation MLTSEDGKFLVQLARKAIVTYLVDKEIIEIPEDADPKLRDNMGVFVTLNHENQLRGCIGYPEPVMPLLNAVVDAAISAATRDPRFNPVTPVELDQINVEVSVLTKPVLIDVKNPTEYIEKINIGQDGLIVERGPYRGLLLPQVATDWGWNVEELLSNTCMKAGLSSDCWQLNDVKIYKFSSQIFEE, from the coding sequence ATGTTAACTTCAGAAGATGGAAAATTTCTTGTTCAACTTGCAAGAAAGGCAATTGTTACATATTTGGTTGATAAAGAAATAATAGAAATTCCTGAAGATGCTGATCCCAAATTAAGGGACAATATGGGGGTTTTTGTAACATTAAACCATGAAAATCAACTCAGAGGATGTATTGGTTACCCCGAACCAGTAATGCCTCTTTTAAATGCCGTGGTTGATGCTGCAATATCTGCTGCAACAAGGGATCCAAGATTTAATCCAGTAACTCCTGTTGAACTTGATCAGATAAATGTAGAAGTAAGTGTTCTAACTAAACCCGTTCTTATTGATGTGAAAAATCCCACAGAATATATTGAAAAGATAAATATTGGTCAGGATGGGCTTATTGTTGAAAGAGGTCCATACAGAGGATTATTATTGCCTCAAGTTGCTACAGACTGGGGGTGGAATGTGGAAGAACTACTTTCAAATACTTGTATGAAAGCTGGACTTTCATCGGATTGCTGGCAACTCAATGATGTAAAAATTTATAAATTTTCATCCCAAATATTTGAGGAATAA
- a CDS encoding 4Fe-4S binding protein: MKAWLKFSPKMVNQAVITHMIKKFDVSFNILRADINPKGGQMLIEISGPDAKEGIEYIKKAGIDVSPVKRVVKKDEELCIDCGACISLCPVKAIEIEKDWTVDVKDKECIGCKLCTFSCPTKAIKVVE; this comes from the coding sequence ATGAAAGCCTGGCTTAAATTTTCTCCTAAAATGGTGAACCAAGCTGTAATCACCCATATGATAAAAAAATTTGATGTGAGTTTCAACATTCTCCGTGCAGATATCAATCCAAAGGGCGGTCAGATGCTTATAGAGATATCTGGTCCGGATGCTAAAGAGGGTATTGAATACATAAAAAAGGCAGGAATTGATGTTAGCCCTGTAAAGCGAGTTGTAAAAAAAGATGAAGAACTTTGCATCGATTGTGGTGCTTGCATTTCATTATGCCCGGTTAAGGCCATAGAAATAGAAAAAGACTGGACAGTTGATGTTAAAGATAAAGAGTGTATTGGTTGTAAATTGTGCACCTTTTCTTGCCCAACAAAGGCCATAAAAGTAGTAGAGTAA
- the pyrF gene encoding orotidine-5'-phosphate decarboxylase: MEIKNRIILALDLQTIEEAMKVAGCVREHIDTIKIGYPLVLAEGLKSISIVKEEFDCKVIADFKVADIPETNTKIADLTFKAGADALIVHGFVGEDSVKACVDSSQKFDREIFLLTEMSHPGASRFLQIAAEEIASMGVDMGLKNYVAPSTKLNRLNKIRSIVGEDSFIISPGVGVQGGDPNQTLKFANAIIVGRSIYSSDNPEKAIKSIINDIKF, encoded by the coding sequence ATGGAAATAAAAAATCGGATAATACTTGCACTGGACCTTCAAACTATTGAAGAAGCAATGAAAGTTGCAGGATGTGTAAGAGAACATATTGACACTATAAAGATCGGTTATCCTCTTGTACTGGCAGAGGGTTTAAAATCAATATCTATTGTCAAAGAAGAATTTGATTGCAAAGTAATAGCAGATTTTAAAGTTGCAGATATCCCTGAAACTAACACTAAAATTGCAGATCTAACGTTTAAAGCTGGTGCAGATGCACTAATTGTACATGGCTTTGTTGGAGAAGATAGTGTGAAGGCCTGTGTTGATTCTTCACAAAAATTTGATAGAGAAATATTTCTATTAACAGAAATGTCCCATCCTGGAGCATCTAGGTTCCTTCAGATTGCAGCAGAGGAAATTGCTTCTATGGGTGTGGATATGGGTTTGAAAAATTATGTTGCACCGTCAACAAAACTCAATAGATTAAACAAAATAAGATCTATTGTTGGAGAAGATTCTTTCATAATATCTCCAGGTGTTGGTGTACAAGGTGGCGATCCAAATCAGACATTAAAATTTGCAAATGCTATAATAGTTGGACGTTCAATCTACTCTTCGGATAACCCTGAAAAAGCTATTAAGTCCATTATAAATGATATCAAATTTTAA
- a CDS encoding energy-coupling factor ABC transporter substrate-binding protein — translation MEKRHVIMLLIALLIVAIPFFLYNGKGEGYFSGSDDKGSLAIEETGYHPWFSSIWEPSSEMEILLFALQAAIGALIIGYFLGYYTGKRKIQGK, via the coding sequence ATGGAAAAAAGGCATGTTATAATGTTATTGATTGCACTTTTAATAGTTGCAATTCCATTTTTCCTTTATAATGGTAAAGGTGAGGGCTACTTCAGTGGGTCAGATGATAAAGGAAGCTTAGCCATAGAAGAAACAGGTTATCATCCATGGTTTTCATCTATTTGGGAACCGAGTAGTGAAATGGAAATCCTACTTTTTGCTCTGCAAGCTGCTATAGGTGCACTTATTATAGGTTACTTCCTGGGATACTACACAGGAAAGAGAAAAATTCAAGGAAAGTGA